The following nucleotide sequence is from Pseudonocardia abyssalis.
GGCCAGCTCGACGAGCCGTCCCGCGACCCGCGCGGCGATGTCGAACGCCCCGAACTCGACGCGCTTGCGGTCGGCGTCGCGCAGCCGGGAGGTGACCAGCCGCAGCAGGGCCATCGCGGCGCCCGGGCGGTCGGTCAGGAAGGCGACGAAGTCCGGCCCCGGCACGACGAGGGCGACCACCGCTTCCAGCGCGGCGACCGACGCGCCGCGCGGCGTCCCGTCGACGGCCGACAGCTCGCCGAGCAGCGCACCGGGACCGCGCACCGCGAGCACCACCTCCTCACCCTGCTCGGTGATGGAGAAGACCTTCACCCGACCGCTGACGACGACGACCACGGTGCTCGACCGGTCGCCCTCCAGGAACAGCGACGAGCCCGCGGGCCAGCGCCGGTGCCGCCCGCGCGCGGTCAGGGCGGCGCGCCCGGCGTCGTCGAGGCTCGACAGGAACTCCTCGGGCTCGGACACGCGACCTCCCCGGGAAGCGACGGACACGGACGGGTGCCGGAGTCTCCCACCCTCGTCGGCATCGCGAACAGGTCCGAAAGTGATCTCACGTCACGCCGGCGACGTCGCTCGCCGGCACCTCGACCCCGGAGACCGGGCCCGCCCCCGTCGGCGCGCCGCTCGCACCGACGGTCTCGACACCGCGGGAAGCCGGCGCCTCCGGGAGCGTGGGGGGACCGGTCGGCGGCTCGGTGGTCGGGGGCGCCGTCGGCGGCTCGGTGGTGGGGGGCGCCGTCGGCGGCGGCGGCGGCGCCGTGGTCGGGGCGGGCGGTGCGACGGTGCGCGGTGCCGTCCGCGGGGCGGGCGCCGGGTCCCGGTCCTGTGACACGGGCGGCGGGGCCTCCGTCGACGGCGGGGGCTGCTCGGTCGTCGGCGTCGACGGGCCGGCGCTGCTGATCGGCGTCGGCTCGGGTGTCGACGCCGCGGCCCCCGTGGCGGGACGGCTCGCGAAAGCGATCGCCCCGCCCAGCACGGCGGTGGCCAGCACCGCGGCCGCGACGACGCCCACCAGCTTCCGCGGGAACTCCCGGCGCGCCGCGCCCTCGGAGATCGGCCGGACCGGGCGCGGGGGGCGCAGCGCGGAGGTGGGTGGGGCGTCGGCACCCGCACCGGCCACAACCCCACCGGCCACGGGTCCACCGGCCACGGGTCCGAACCCGCCCGTCCCGCTCCGGTGCTGCTCCCCGGCCCGGGCACGGCGGACGACCTCGTCGCGCACCGTCGCCGCCCGGATGGTCGCGTCCCGGGAAGCCGCGTCCCGGAAGGTCGCGTCCCGGACGGACCCGTCCCGCACCCCCTGCGTCGGGGGCCGGTCGTCGGCCGCCACCGCACTCGCCCCGTGCGCGGCCAGCGCCTCGACCACGGGTGCCTGCGGGCCCCGGGCGACCAGGGCCGCGCCGGCGGCGATGACACCCTTCGGGTCGGCGTCGACCGAAGCGGGCCGCCCGATCCCGGCCGAGACCAGCTCCGTGACCAGCGGCATCCGCGACGACCCGCCGACCAGCAGCAGCGCCGCGAGATCGGCGGGGGCGACGCCCGCGGAGTCCAGGGCCCGCGACAACGAGTCGACGGTCTCGGCGACGGCCGGGCGGATCATGTCCTCGAACTCGGCGCGGCCCAGCCGCACGCGGGTGTGCAGGCCGGGGAGCATCACCGGCACGTTCACGACGGTGTCGACCGACAGCGCCTCCTTCGCCGCGGTGCACTCCCGGCGCAGCCTCGCGACGGCTTCCAGCACAGCGGGGTCGGTGCCGTCGAGCTCCGCCCACGCGGGGCCGAGCGCGTCGCGGACGTGGGCGAACACGGCCTCGTCGAAGTCGACGCCGCCCAGGCGCTCGATGCCCTCCGGCGTGCCGAGCAGCGCGAACCCGCCGCGCGGGTCCTTGCGCACGACGGCGGCGTCGAACGTGCCGCCGCCCAGGTCGTAGACGGCGACGACCGAACCGGGCTCGACCCGCTCGGCGCTCGCGTACCCGACGGCGGCGGCCTGCGGCTCGGTCAGCAGCAGCACCGGCCCGACCCCGTGCGCGGCGAGCGCGGCGCGCAGCGCGGAGATCTTGTGCGGCCCCCACCCCGCGGGGTGCGTCACCGCGATCCGGGACGGCGGGGCGCCCTCGCGCTGCGACACCTGCCGCACCAGCGCGGCGATGAACCGTGCCGCCAGCACCTCGGCCGGCACCGGTTCGCGGCCGACGAGTACGGGCGTCGGGTCGCCGATGCGGCGCTTGAACTCGCGCACCACACGGTCGGGGTCCGAGAGTGCGCGGCGCTCGGCCGCCTCGCCCAGCAGGAACGACCCGTCGGCTCCCGCGTACACCGCCGACGCGACGGCGTGGCCGTGCTCGCCGAGCCGGACCGGTTCGGCCGCGCCCGCTCCGGCCCGGCACACGGCGGCCGCCGACCAGGTCGTGCCCAGGTCCACACCCAGCTGGTACATCGGTCTCTCCTCCATGGCTGTCCGTCGGAACGCCGACGCCGTGCGGGACAGAGGCCAGCATCGCCACGCCGGAGACACCCGGGCCGGAAGTACCGGGTGGATCCCCTAGTACGCGCCCCCGCCGTACCGGGATCCCGGTAGCGGGCCGCGGGGTGACCGGGGGCCGCCCGGATCCGCGGGGGCCGCGCGGAGCCCATCGTTCTCGGTACCAGAACGGCAACCCCCGAACCGAGGAGAACACCATGACCGGCTCGTTCAACGTCGAGAGCTTCATCGCGAACCTCAACGAGGACCTCGACCTCGACCAGAACCTCCTGCAGGACTCCGACCAGCAGAACGAGAGCGCCCAGGTCTCCGACCAGGAGACCACCCAGGTCGGCGACCAGGACCAGGACGTCACCACGGCCACCAACACCGAGGGCGGCGACGGCGGCGACGGCGGACTGGCCGTCGGCGGCAGTGCCGACGGCGGCAACGGCCTGGGCATCGGGGGCAACTCCGGTGGCATCTCCCAGGGCGGCGGCAACAACGCCGACGGCGTCAACATCAACTTCGGGGACACCGGCGACGCCAACGGCACCGGGGTCGGCGGCGACGGCGGCTTCGGCGGCAACGCCGACGCCTCCGGCGGGGCGGGCGGCGACGCCGACTCCGACGTGGACGTCGACGCGGACGCCAGCCAGGTCTTCGACTCCGACCAGGACAACGACCAGGACTCGGACCAGGACAACGACGCCGACCAGGACTCCGACGCCGATGCAGACCTGGACCTGGCCAACTTCATCAACTGACCCATCCCCACCGGCCCCGGACCGCGACGAGCGGGCGGGGCCGGTGGCCGACCCGGAGGTGAACAGCCGTGATCGCGCTGTCCCAAGTGATCGACTTCCTTCTCGACCTCATGGGCGACGAGGGCAAGCGCATGGAGTTCGACGAGAACCCGCGGGAGGCGCTGGCCGACGCGGGCCTCGAGGGCCTGACCGGCCAGGACGTGCGCGACGCGCAGCTGCAGATGTGCGACACCGGCGTGCTCCGCCCGGGCGGGGGCGACGGGAACGGCGGCGGTGGGCACAGCGGCGGTGGGCACAGCGGCGGTGGGCACGGCGGCGGTGGGCACAGCGGCGGAAGCGGTGGGGGCGGTGGGGGCCACGGCGGTGGCGGCGGCCGGCACGGCGGCGGGGACGACCCCGTCCAGGCCATCCAGCACACGACGGCGACCTTCCACGTCACCGAGGTGACCGAGACCAACATCATCACCATCGACGACCGCGACGTCACCTTCAACGACTCGTTCAACTCCGACGACGACGTGACGATCATCGACGACTCGTTCAACGACAGCTCGTCGGTCGTCAACGACGTCACGGCCATCCAGGACAACGACACGATCATCAACGACAACGACACGATCATCGAGGGCGACGACACCGTCATCGGGGAGCCGGACGCCGCGGAACCCGGCAACACCGGCGTCGTCGGCCCGCAGAACCCGCCGCTCGGCGTCGGGACCGAGGACGTCGTCGGGCCGGGGAACCCCCCGCTCGGCGTCGGGACCGAGGACGTCGTCGGGCCGGGGAACCCCCCGCTCGGGATCGCGACCGAGGACATCGTCGGGCCCGAGGTGGAGGCGGACGCCGGGGCGGAGATCCAGGTCGAGCCCGAGCAGGGCGAGGCGGAGCCCATCCCGGAGCCGGAACCGGAGCCGGAACCCGACGCGGACGCCGACCTCGACGCCGACCTCGACGCCGACCTCGACGCGGACGCCGACCTCGACGCCGCGGCCGTCTAGGAGCCCGCGATGACCAGCCCCGATCCGGGCTCGGCGGGGCCCACCGAGGCCGTCGACCAGGCCCTGTCCGCGATCGCCCGCTACGCCCGCCCCGACCTCGACGAGCGGCTGCGCATCTCGCGCGCCCGCGTGCTCGACGGGAGGGTGCGGGTGCTGGTGGTCGGCGAGTTCAAGCAGGGCAAGTCGATGCTCGTCAACGGACTGGTCGGCGCCCCGGTGTGTCCCACCTTCGACGACATCGCCACCGCGGTGCCGACGGTCGTGCGGCACGCGGAGACGGTGACAGTGACGCTCGTGCGCCGCGGCGGGCCGGGCACCGAACCCGAGCGCGTCGAGGTCCCGGCGGCCGACCTCGCCGCCCACGTCTGCGAGCAGGGCAACCCGGGCAACCGGGAGGGCTGGAGCCACGTGGAGGTCGGGGTGCCGCGGCCGGTGCTGGCCGGCGGGCTGGAGCTCGTCGACACCCCGGGCGTCGGCGGGCTGCAGTCGGTGCACGGTGCGGCGACGATGTCGGCGCTGCCCTCGGCCGATGCCGTGCTGCTCGTCTCCGACGCCTCACAGGAGTACACGGCGCCCGAGATGGCGTTCCTGCGCCACGCCGCATCGGTGTGCCCGACGGTGGCGTGCGTGCTGACCAAGACCGACCTGTACCCGGAGTCGGCCCGCATCGCCGAGCTCAACCGGGGCCACCTGGCCGCCGCGGGCATCACCGCCGAGCTGTTCGAGGTGTCGTCCACGCTGCGCTGGCACGCCGTGCTGACCAGCGACACCGAGGCCAACGCGGAGTCCGGGTTCCCCGCGCTCGTCGGCTACGTCCGCAAGCGGGTGCTCGGCCAGGCCGACCGCATCGCGCGGCGCGGCGTCGTCCACGACGTGCTCGCGGTGACCGACCAGATCGCCGGTAGCCTGCGCGCGGAGCTGACCGCGCAGGACCCGGCGGCGGCCGCCGCGCTGCTGGCCGGGCTGACCGCCGCGCAGGAGCGCGCGACCGCACTCAAAGAGCGCTCGGCGCGCTGGCAGCAGACGCTCAACGACGGCGTCGCGGACCTCAACGCCGACATCGACTACGACCTGCGCGACCGGATGCGCGAGATCAGCCGCCTGGCCGAGGACGAGCTGGCCGCCGTCGGCGACCCGACGAAGGTGTGGGAGCAGTTCTCCGGATGGGTACAGCAGGAGGTCGCGAACGCCGCGGCGGCCAACTTCGTCTGGGCCACCCAGCGCGCCCGCCACCTCGCCCACCAGGTCGCCGAGCACTTCTCCACCGACCGCGACCAGCTGCTCCCCGCCCTGCGCAACGACCCGTCGGACGCCCTGCGATCGGTGCGGAGCATGGCGATGCCCAGCGCGGAGTCGTGGGGCATCGGGAACAAGGCGCTCACCGGCATGCGCGGCGGGTACATGGGCATGCTGATGTTCGGGATGATGGGCACGTTCCTCGGGTTCGCCACGCTGATCAACCCCCTCGGCATCGGTGCGGGTCTGGTCATGGCGGGCAAGTCCGTCGGCGACGAGCGCAAGCGGATCGTCACCAAACGGCAGAACGAGGCCAAGACCGCCGCCCGCCGCTACGTCGACGACGTGACCTTCCAGGTCGCCAAGGACTCCCGCGACCGCCTCCGGGCGGTGCAGCGCGACCTGCGCGACCACTTCACCGAGCAGGCCGAGCAGCTCAAACGCTCGCTCGCGGAGTCGCAGCAGGCCGCCGAGCGCGCGATCAAGCAGTCGCAGAGCGAGCGAGCGGCCCGCCAGGCCGAGATCACCGGTCAGCTCGAGGAGCTGGAGGTGGTGCGCCGACGGGCCCGGGCGCTGCTGCCCACACCCGCGAAGGCCCCGCAGAAGGTGGCGTCGTGAGCCTCCTCGCCGCCACCCGCCGCGTGCTGCTGCTCGCGATCGACACCCACCGCGGCGACCCCGCGACCGTCGCGTACCTGCGGACCCAGCTGGCCCGGCTCGACGAGCCGCTGCGCGTCGCGATCGCCGGGAAGGTCAAGGCCGGCAAGTCGACGCTGCTCAACGCGCTGGTCGGTGAGAACATCGCCCCGACCGACGCCGGGGAGTGCACGCGCGTCGTCACCTGGTACCGCGACGGGTCCGTGCCGCGCATCGTGCTGCACCCGCACACCGGGCACCCGGAGCCGCTCACCGTCCGCCGCACCGACGGCGCGCTGGTCATCGACCTGGACGGCACCCCCGTGCAGGACGTCGACCGGCTCGTCGTCGACTGGCCGTCGGAGAGCCTGCGGGCCGCGACACTGATCGACACCCCCGGCATCGCGTCGACGTCCGCGGCGACCTCGCAGCGGACGGTCGCGTTCCTCGACCCCGACGACGACACCCCCACCGAGGCCGACGCCGTCGTCTACCTCATGCGGCACCTGCACGCGGCCGACGCCGAGTTCCTCGAGTCCTTCCGCGACCGCGGCGTCGCGCGGGCCACCGCCGTCAACACGGTCGCGGTGATCTCGCGGGCCGACGAGATCGGCGGCGGGCGCGTCGACGCGATGTTCTCCGCGCGCGGCATCGCGGGCCGCTACCGCAGCGACCCGACGGTGCGCGGGCTGTGCCAGGACGTCGTCGCCGTCGCGGGGCTGCTCGCCCAGACCGGGCGGACGCTGCGGCACGCCGAGTACACGACACTCGCCGCACTCGCCGCCCTGCCCCGGGAGGAGCTGGACTCGGCGCTGCTGTCGGTCGCGCGGTTCCGCCGGGGACCCGATGCCGAGCTGCGGGACCGGCTCGTGCGCCGCTTCGGACTGTTCGGCATCCGGCTCTCGGCGATGCTGATCCGGCAGGGCACCACGACGCCGGACGCGCTGGCGGCGGAACTCGTCGCGCGCAGTGGGCTGACGGAGCTGCAGAACGTCCTGCACACCCGGTTCACCGGCCGCCGCGACCTGCTCAAGGCCCGGTCCGCGCTGCTCGCCGTCGACCGGCTCCTGCAGGGGACGCGGCGCGACGGCCCGCTGGCCCGCGAGGTGGAGCGGGTGCTCGCGGGCGCGCACGAGTTCGCCGAGCTGCGGTTGCTGGGCGCGCTGCGCTCGGGCGCCGTCGGGCTGCCCCGACCCGCGGCGGAGGAGGCCGAGCGGCTGCTCGGGGACGCGGGCGCCGCGCCCACCGCGCGCCTGGGCCTGCCCCCCGACGCCCCCGCACCCGAACTGCGCCACGCCGCGTTCGCCGCGCTGGAACGCTGGCAGCGCCACGCGGCCAACCCCATGCTCACGCGGGTCGCGACCGACGCCTGCCACACGGTGATCCGCACCTGCGAGGGGATCCTCGCCGCGGGGTCCCGACCGGTCCGCATTCCCTGACCGGGTTCGGTATCACCCGCCGTAGGGCGTTCTCCTCTGTGACGGGTCCCGCGGACATCCCAGAGTGTGTCCCGACACACGAACGGGTGGTCGCCGCCGGACCAGCATGGGCCGGACACCACTTCAGGGGGTAACAGCCATGCCGGGCACCGCGATCGAGGAGAGCAGCACGGGGACCGTCGACGCCGGGACGGCCCACGCCGTGATCGACGATGCGGCCCGTGCCGAGGAGGCCTGGGCCCGCGGTGACGCCGTCGCCGCGATCGACGCCGCCGACCGCGCCCTGGCCACCGGCTCCGACCCCGGGGCCCGTGCCGCCGGGGTGGCCGCGGCCGCCGCCGCGGCCGACGGTGCACTGCTCGACGCCGCGGGTCGCTGGCGCGGCATCTCCGGTGTCCTCGACGCCGACTCCGCACCGTCCGCCGTCGCGGCCTGGGCCGCCGCCCGGGCGGCCCTGCTCGCCGCGCTCGCCGGCGACGTCGACGCCGGTGCGGACGACCTCGCCGCCGCCCACGTCCGGCTCCCCGACCCCGCGCCGCGCGGGCTCACCGTCCTGCTCGACGGTGCGGAGGCCGGCCTCGACGCGCTGCGCGGGGCCGTCGAGCCCGCCGCGCGCCGGTTGGCCGGCCTGGCCGCCACCACCGTCCCCGCCGATCCGCTCGCGCCCGAGCAGTGGGGCGAGCTGGCCGCCGCCGTCGCCGCCGCCGGAGGGCACGAGCGGGCCGCGCGCGCGATGCTCGACCCGGTGCCCGGGAGCCGCCCGACGACCCGGCAGCGTCTGCTCGCGGCGTGGCTGGACCTGCGCGCCGGGCGACTGTCCACCGCCCGCGAGGCGCTGGCCGACGTCGGCGGCCGCCCGGTCCTGCGCCGCAACGCCGTGCTGGCCGCGGCGGTCGGCGTCGGACTGGCCCGGCGCAGCGGCGACACCGCCGCACTGGCCGCCACGTGGCACCGCGTCGTGCCGGTGATGGCCGGGGCCGACATCGAGCTGTTCCTCGTCGACGCCTGGGGCGAGCTGTCCGTCGGGGCCGCGCTGGTCGCCGACGACTCCGCCGACCTGCCCGGTGCGATCGCGGCCGCCGTGACGTCCGCGGGGTCGCCGTGGTGGGCCGTCGCGTCGCAGCGGTGGTGGGAGCTGGAGCGGGCCGTGGCCGCCGACGACGCCGCGGGGGCAGGCGCCGCGGCCGGGCCGCTCACCGCGCTCGCCGCCGACCACCCGGTGCTGCGGGTGCGTGCCGACGCCGCCGCGGCGTGGGCCGCGGTGCTCGCGGGGCGGGTCGACCCGGGGACCCTCGACGGCGTCGCCGCCGCACTCGACGCCGCGGGCCGCCCGTGGGAGGCCGGTCAGCTGTGCCGCGCCGCCGCGGCGCGGGCCGGGACGCCGGCCGTCGCGAGGGCGCTGCTGGAGACCGGCCGCCGGCTGCGGCCGGCGAGGGGGCCGCGCCGGGCCGCGGGCTCCGACGAGCTCTCGGACCGCGAGCGCGAGGTCGGGGCCCTGGTCGTCGACGGGCTGACCCACAAGGAGATCGGGGCCCGCCTCTACATCTCCCCCAAGACCGTCGAGCAGCACGTCGCGCGCCTGCGGCAGAAGCTCGTCGTGGCCACCCGCGCGGACCTCGTCGCCGCCCTGCGTGCCCGGATCACCTGACGGGTACCCAGTGGGGGTGACCACGCCGAAGCATGCCCGTAACACACGGCACCTAGCGTCGACACCATGACCGCGCTGCCACTGCTCGGCGCGGAGGAGGAGTTCCACGTCGTCGACCTGGAGACCCGTCGTTCCGCCCCCGAGGTCGAGTCCCTGCTCGCCCGCCTCGACGGGGCCGAGTTCGCCCCGGAGCTCCAACGGTCGCTGGTCGAGACGAACACCCCCGTCTGCGCCACCCTCGACGACCTGCGCCACCACCTGCGGCGGCTGCGCGCCACGCTGGAGTCGGTGGCCGAACCCCTGGGCCTCGGGGTGGTCGCGGCGGGCACCGTCCCGCTCGCCGACGAGGGCGACGCGATCTCCGCGGGAGCCCGCTACGAGCGGATGCAGCACGAGTACCAGCTGCTGGTCAGCGAGCAGCACATCTGCGGGGCGCAGGTGCACGTCGACGTCCCCGACCGCGACGTGGCCGTTCAGGTCGTCCGCCGCGTCGCCCCCTACCTCCCGATCCTGCTCGCCGTGTCGGCCAGCTCGCCGTACTGGCGCGGCCGCGACTCGGGCTACGCGAGCTTCCGGTCGATGGTGTGGTCGCGCTGGCCCACCGCCGGGCCGCCCGGCGACGTGGAGACCGCGGCCGACTACGACGCGATGGTCGCCGAGCTGATCGCGTCCGGCACGATCAGCGACCCGGGGATGGTCTACTTCGACATCCGGCCGAGCGCGCACCTGCCGACCGTGGAGCTGCGGGTGTGCGACGCCTGCCCCCAGGTCGACGACGTGGTCCTGATCGCGGGCCTGTTCCGCGCACTCGTCGGCAAGGCCCGCGCCGACCTCGACGCCGGGCTGCCGCTGCCGGCGTCGCGCCACGAGCTGCTCCGCGCGGCGAGCTGGCGGGCGGCGCGCTCGGGGCTGGAGGGCGACCTCGTCGACCTGTCCGGGCCGGCCCTGGTGTCGCCGCCGATCCTGGTCGGGCAGCTCGTCCGGTACCTGCGCCCGCAGCTGGAGGACCTCGGCGACTGGGAGCAGGTCCTCGACCTCTCCCAGGCCACCCTGGCCCGGGGCAGCGCCGCCGCGCGACAGCGCCGCGCGTACGGCCGCCGGGGCGAGTTCACCGACGTCGTCGACGCCCTGCTCGCC
It contains:
- a CDS encoding Crp/Fnr family transcriptional regulator codes for the protein MSEPEEFLSSLDDAGRAALTARGRHRRWPAGSSLFLEGDRSSTVVVVVSGRVKVFSITEQGEEVVLAVRGPGALLGELSAVDGTPRGASVAALEAVVALVVPGPDFVAFLTDRPGAAMALLRLVTSRLRDADRKRVEFGAFDIAARVAGRLVELADRFGEPVADGVRIPVPLSQDELAGWVGASREAVAKALRVLRERGLVTTGRRTMTVLDIDGLRRRARG
- a CDS encoding Hsp70 family protein, producing MYQLGVDLGTTWSAAAVCRAGAGAAEPVRLGEHGHAVASAVYAGADGSFLLGEAAERRALSDPDRVVREFKRRIGDPTPVLVGREPVPAEVLAARFIAALVRQVSQREGAPPSRIAVTHPAGWGPHKISALRAALAAHGVGPVLLLTEPQAAAVGYASAERVEPGSVVAVYDLGGGTFDAAVVRKDPRGGFALLGTPEGIERLGGVDFDEAVFAHVRDALGPAWAELDGTDPAVLEAVARLRRECTAAKEALSVDTVVNVPVMLPGLHTRVRLGRAEFEDMIRPAVAETVDSLSRALDSAGVAPADLAALLLVGGSSRMPLVTELVSAGIGRPASVDADPKGVIAAGAALVARGPQAPVVEALAAHGASAVAADDRPPTQGVRDGSVRDATFRDAASRDATIRAATVRDEVVRRARAGEQHRSGTGGFGPVAGGPVAGGVVAGAGADAPPTSALRPPRPVRPISEGAARREFPRKLVGVVAAAVLATAVLGGAIAFASRPATGAAASTPEPTPISSAGPSTPTTEQPPPSTEAPPPVSQDRDPAPAPRTAPRTVAPPAPTTAPPPPPTAPPTTEPPTAPPTTEPPTGPPTLPEAPASRGVETVGASGAPTGAGPVSGVEVPASDVAGVT
- a CDS encoding IniB N-terminal domain-containing protein, which produces MIALSQVIDFLLDLMGDEGKRMEFDENPREALADAGLEGLTGQDVRDAQLQMCDTGVLRPGGGDGNGGGGHSGGGHSGGGHGGGGHSGGSGGGGGGHGGGGGRHGGGDDPVQAIQHTTATFHVTEVTETNIITIDDRDVTFNDSFNSDDDVTIIDDSFNDSSSVVNDVTAIQDNDTIINDNDTIIEGDDTVIGEPDAAEPGNTGVVGPQNPPLGVGTEDVVGPGNPPLGVGTEDVVGPGNPPLGIATEDIVGPEVEADAGAEIQVEPEQGEAEPIPEPEPEPEPDADADLDADLDADLDADADLDAAAV
- a CDS encoding dynamin family protein — protein: MTSPDPGSAGPTEAVDQALSAIARYARPDLDERLRISRARVLDGRVRVLVVGEFKQGKSMLVNGLVGAPVCPTFDDIATAVPTVVRHAETVTVTLVRRGGPGTEPERVEVPAADLAAHVCEQGNPGNREGWSHVEVGVPRPVLAGGLELVDTPGVGGLQSVHGAATMSALPSADAVLLVSDASQEYTAPEMAFLRHAASVCPTVACVLTKTDLYPESARIAELNRGHLAAAGITAELFEVSSTLRWHAVLTSDTEANAESGFPALVGYVRKRVLGQADRIARRGVVHDVLAVTDQIAGSLRAELTAQDPAAAAALLAGLTAAQERATALKERSARWQQTLNDGVADLNADIDYDLRDRMREISRLAEDELAAVGDPTKVWEQFSGWVQQEVANAAAANFVWATQRARHLAHQVAEHFSTDRDQLLPALRNDPSDALRSVRSMAMPSAESWGIGNKALTGMRGGYMGMLMFGMMGTFLGFATLINPLGIGAGLVMAGKSVGDERKRIVTKRQNEAKTAARRYVDDVTFQVAKDSRDRLRAVQRDLRDHFTEQAEQLKRSLAESQQAAERAIKQSQSERAARQAEITGQLEELEVVRRRARALLPTPAKAPQKVAS
- a CDS encoding dynamin family protein — translated: MSLLAATRRVLLLAIDTHRGDPATVAYLRTQLARLDEPLRVAIAGKVKAGKSTLLNALVGENIAPTDAGECTRVVTWYRDGSVPRIVLHPHTGHPEPLTVRRTDGALVIDLDGTPVQDVDRLVVDWPSESLRAATLIDTPGIASTSAATSQRTVAFLDPDDDTPTEADAVVYLMRHLHAADAEFLESFRDRGVARATAVNTVAVISRADEIGGGRVDAMFSARGIAGRYRSDPTVRGLCQDVVAVAGLLAQTGRTLRHAEYTTLAALAALPREELDSALLSVARFRRGPDAELRDRLVRRFGLFGIRLSAMLIRQGTTTPDALAAELVARSGLTELQNVLHTRFTGRRDLLKARSALLAVDRLLQGTRRDGPLAREVERVLAGAHEFAELRLLGALRSGAVGLPRPAAEEAERLLGDAGAAPTARLGLPPDAPAPELRHAAFAALERWQRHAANPMLTRVATDACHTVIRTCEGILAAGSRPVRIP
- a CDS encoding helix-turn-helix domain-containing protein translates to MPGTAIEESSTGTVDAGTAHAVIDDAARAEEAWARGDAVAAIDAADRALATGSDPGARAAGVAAAAAAADGALLDAAGRWRGISGVLDADSAPSAVAAWAAARAALLAALAGDVDAGADDLAAAHVRLPDPAPRGLTVLLDGAEAGLDALRGAVEPAARRLAGLAATTVPADPLAPEQWGELAAAVAAAGGHERAARAMLDPVPGSRPTTRQRLLAAWLDLRAGRLSTAREALADVGGRPVLRRNAVLAAAVGVGLARRSGDTAALAATWHRVVPVMAGADIELFLVDAWGELSVGAALVADDSADLPGAIAAAVTSAGSPWWAVASQRWWELERAVAADDAAGAGAAAGPLTALAADHPVLRVRADAAAAWAAVLAGRVDPGTLDGVAAALDAAGRPWEAGQLCRAAAARAGTPAVARALLETGRRLRPARGPRRAAGSDELSDREREVGALVVDGLTHKEIGARLYISPKTVEQHVARLRQKLVVATRADLVAALRARIT